In one Cellulomonas sp. JZ18 genomic region, the following are encoded:
- a CDS encoding SDR family oxidoreductase: protein MGALDLRLQTTLVTGASAGIGAALSRALAARGSDLVLVARREERLHTLADELRRTHGVRVEVVAADLSAPRPGRTLAAEVARRGLRVTSLVNNAGFGLDGPFAAEDPDRLQQLVAVDVAAVVDVTRAFLPDLVAAGTGALVNVTSMAAYQPSPGMAAYAASKAFVLSLTEALWWETRGTGLRTLAFAPNLTRTEFFDEIGTEGYRGRYQTPDDVAAALVRALESGRDPGPSTTARRGDRALVALARLLGRRTALRAMARISGDRLLGAST from the coding sequence ATGGGAGCCCTCGACCTTCGCCTGCAGACCACCCTCGTCACCGGCGCCAGCGCCGGCATCGGCGCCGCCCTGTCCCGCGCCCTCGCCGCACGCGGGTCCGACCTCGTCCTCGTCGCCCGCCGCGAGGAGCGCCTGCACACGCTCGCCGACGAGCTGCGCCGGACCCACGGCGTGCGCGTCGAGGTCGTCGCGGCCGACCTGTCGGCGCCGCGCCCGGGCCGGACGCTCGCCGCCGAGGTCGCACGTCGGGGCCTGCGCGTCACGAGCCTGGTGAACAACGCCGGGTTCGGGCTCGACGGGCCGTTCGCCGCCGAGGACCCCGACCGCCTGCAGCAGCTCGTCGCGGTGGACGTCGCGGCGGTGGTCGACGTCACGCGCGCCTTCCTGCCCGACCTCGTCGCGGCCGGCACCGGCGCCCTCGTCAACGTCACGAGCATGGCCGCGTACCAGCCGTCCCCGGGCATGGCCGCGTACGCCGCGAGCAAGGCGTTCGTGCTCAGCCTCACCGAGGCGCTGTGGTGGGAGACGCGCGGCACCGGGCTGCGCACGCTCGCGTTCGCGCCGAACCTGACCCGCACGGAGTTCTTCGACGAGATCGGCACCGAGGGCTACCGCGGCCGCTACCAGACGCCGGACGACGTCGCCGCCGCCCTGGTCCGCGCGCTCGAGAGCGGCCGCGACCCGGGCCCGAGCACGACCGCACGCCGCGGCGACCGCGCCCTCGTCGCGCTCGCACGCCTGCTCGGGCGGCGGACGGCGCTGCGGGCGATGGCGCGGATCTCCGGCGACCGCCTCCTGGGGGCGTCCACCTGA
- a CDS encoding FAD-binding oxidoreductase, with protein MPRVAVVGAGIIGLSTAFALQRRGAQVTVLESGPPGGGQSAGQGRIFRHAHADPRLVAQVVRSRALWREWEDELGVELVAPDGAVVIGDGVADKLATLAQFPDAPARPLTRDELRERLPVLAAYDGPAMLDVHGGAIGTRAAVGALTARLADALVADHVLAVRRRDDGSVEVRTGTGVHVYDHVVLCAGRGTAALAGALGTQVPVELGAHVRLTFERADGADGPLPTFQDGSGRFGESGVYASPYPGSRHLAVGLSGHVPAEPGGAVARPDELAALADRTVAYVRRALPGLRPEPVDHVHCWVTALPWGDDGVGIWSADGVTAVAGHNLFKQAPVLGEALATTALTDEVPADWHPRAELGRDA; from the coding sequence ATGCCACGAGTCGCAGTCGTCGGTGCCGGGATCATCGGCCTGTCCACCGCCTTCGCGCTGCAGCGCCGCGGTGCGCAGGTCACGGTGCTCGAGTCCGGGCCGCCGGGCGGCGGCCAGTCGGCCGGGCAGGGTCGCATCTTCCGGCACGCGCACGCCGACCCGCGCCTCGTGGCGCAGGTCGTGCGCAGCCGCGCGCTGTGGCGCGAGTGGGAGGACGAGCTGGGCGTGGAGCTCGTCGCCCCCGACGGCGCGGTGGTGATCGGCGACGGCGTGGCCGACAAGCTCGCGACGCTCGCGCAGTTCCCGGACGCGCCCGCGCGGCCGCTCACGCGCGACGAGCTGCGCGAGCGGCTCCCCGTCCTCGCCGCGTACGACGGGCCGGCGATGCTCGACGTCCACGGCGGCGCGATCGGCACGCGCGCCGCGGTCGGGGCCCTGACGGCCCGGCTCGCGGACGCCCTCGTCGCCGACCACGTGCTCGCGGTGCGCCGCCGCGACGACGGCTCCGTCGAGGTCCGCACCGGGACCGGCGTGCACGTGTACGACCACGTCGTGCTGTGCGCGGGACGCGGCACGGCCGCGCTCGCCGGCGCGCTCGGCACGCAGGTCCCCGTCGAGCTCGGCGCGCACGTCCGGCTGACGTTCGAGCGTGCGGACGGCGCCGACGGGCCGCTGCCGACGTTCCAGGACGGCAGCGGGCGGTTCGGCGAGAGCGGCGTGTACGCGTCGCCGTACCCGGGGTCACGCCACCTCGCGGTGGGCCTGAGCGGGCACGTACCGGCCGAGCCGGGGGGCGCCGTCGCGCGTCCTGACGAGCTCGCCGCGCTCGCCGACCGCACCGTCGCCTACGTCCGGCGGGCGCTGCCGGGGCTGCGGCCCGAGCCGGTCGACCACGTGCACTGCTGGGTCACCGCGCTGCCGTGGGGCGACGACGGCGTCGGCATCTGGAGCGCGGACGGCGTCACGGCCGTCGCCGGGCACAACCTGTTCAAGCAGGCGCCGGTGCTCGGCGAGGCGCTCGCGACGACGGCGCTCACGGACGAGGTCCCGGCCGACTGGCACCCGAGGGCCGAGCTCGGCCGGGACGCGTGA